Proteins encoded in a region of the Pseudothermotoga elfii DSM 9442 = NBRC 107921 genome:
- a CDS encoding MFS transporter, protein MQFYIYTAISSFSMQMYSVVFNLFLRHYRISNLLIGEIVSSNLWGAAVLGSLLGLFADRIDKKKMLITLSLIQCTVLLMRALSISAIWQIAGAFVSGAVYSAILIVISASMILSEKHKNKFILFGSNFSISMIAGVLGNVTGGVLSDMFSERSTLIVASLIYATSLIALKSIPTLPAKQNKEKLSFNPFQRNIFWYYIISSMMVGFGAGLFINFGNLILNDLFNMSTTSIGLIMAFTQIATGAGGAINHILEKRFGPTKVLLVCYTSVVPLMISIAFVREQTIFSILYTLRFMLMNMVNPIFSVLIFSNIPAQMVSFTNGVGNLLNNSSRALAALLFGYIVKESSDYTKLLLISTIFYALNALLTYLLHKKLSFNPRYSS, encoded by the coding sequence GTGCAATTTTATATATACACAGCTATTAGCAGTTTTTCCATGCAAATGTATAGTGTGGTTTTCAATCTTTTTTTGAGGCATTACAGAATAAGCAACCTCCTCATTGGAGAAATTGTTTCATCGAATTTATGGGGAGCCGCAGTACTTGGAAGTCTCCTTGGGCTGTTCGCTGACAGGATAGATAAAAAGAAAATGTTGATAACGCTCTCATTAATTCAGTGTACAGTTCTTTTAATGCGCGCTCTTTCTATTTCGGCAATCTGGCAAATAGCCGGTGCTTTTGTTTCTGGTGCTGTGTATTCTGCTATTTTGATTGTTATTTCTGCTTCGATGATCTTGTCAGAGAAACATAAGAATAAATTCATTTTATTTGGGTCAAATTTTTCAATTTCTATGATTGCGGGTGTTCTCGGCAATGTCACTGGAGGCGTTCTGAGCGACATGTTTTCAGAACGCTCAACACTAATTGTAGCATCTTTGATCTACGCAACCAGTTTAATAGCCTTAAAATCCATTCCAACACTTCCTGCAAAACAAAACAAAGAAAAATTATCTTTCAATCCATTTCAGAGAAATATTTTCTGGTATTACATTATTTCGAGCATGATGGTTGGATTTGGAGCAGGTCTGTTCATAAATTTTGGCAATTTGATCTTGAATGATTTATTCAATATGTCTACAACCTCTATAGGTCTTATCATGGCGTTTACCCAGATAGCCACAGGTGCTGGTGGTGCTATAAATCACATACTTGAAAAGCGCTTTGGCCCGACAAAAGTTTTGTTAGTATGTTACACATCTGTAGTGCCATTGATGATTTCTATAGCTTTTGTGAGGGAGCAAACCATTTTTTCCATTCTGTATACGTTGCGGTTCATGCTGATGAACATGGTCAATCCTATTTTTTCTGTACTGATTTTTTCAAATATACCTGCGCAGATGGTCTCTTTTACAAATGGTGTAGGAAATCTTTTGAACAATTCATCCAGGGCGCTTGCGGCATTGTTATTCGGTTATATAGTGAAAGAAAGTTCCGATTATACAAAATTACTTTTAATAAGCACTATCTTCTATGCATTAAACGCATTGCTGACTTACCTGCTTCATAAAAAGCTGTCTTTTAACCCCAGATATAGTTCATGA
- the feoB gene encoding ferrous iron transport protein B, producing the protein MSGRFTVALAGNPNSGKTSVFNALTGSNQRVGNWPGVTVEKKEGKFYKDGMEIKIVDLPGIYSLTADSIDQKIAVDFLIHERPDLVICVIDSSNFERNMYLLTQLIEMGQKLVVALNMSDIAEKDGILIDEKKLSMILNCPVVKTVAVKKIGIEELKAILVDELRNSSYRRKSEPLVTYPNAIETSLTKIMEKIKTYQTKEINLRWLSINLFLGDMSLLKILNLKDEGIRKEIEKIVLQETIDLQKSLGEDIDILIANSKYSKIREIYNSVALRKSDTKASVSLTAKLDRLIINKYLGIPIFLVIMYIIFTLVFSVGGFLADFIDSGMTNFGEFLTRNLESINTSPTVISFLVDGVIGGVGSVLVFLPNIVILYLLIGLLEDIGYMARAAFVMDRIMQFLGLPGKSFIPLLLGFGCNVPAIMATRTLDSEKDRILTILITPLMSCSARLPIYVLFASVFFQKHQALVVFSMYVIGIVVAIAVGKFFSATFFNSTVSPLIMELPIYRLPRLGYVLLRVWQRSSMFLKKAGTIIFSVVVLVWLLSSLPFGVEYASEKSVIGYIGKLVEPILKLPGFGFWQAGVALVFGFLAKEVVVGTLGTLFGGEDALRTVLAGYFTPLSAYSFMLFSLIYVPCAATVAIIRQEAGKKWAWFTVFYTTFLAWLISTLVYQIGKFFA; encoded by the coding sequence ATGTCAGGAAGATTTACAGTAGCGCTTGCTGGAAATCCAAACTCAGGGAAAACATCAGTGTTTAACGCTTTGACGGGGTCGAATCAACGTGTTGGAAATTGGCCTGGTGTGACTGTTGAGAAAAAAGAAGGAAAATTTTATAAAGATGGCATGGAAATCAAGATAGTTGATTTACCCGGTATTTACTCTCTAACGGCAGATTCTATAGATCAGAAAATCGCTGTGGACTTCCTCATACACGAGAGGCCAGATTTAGTGATCTGTGTTATTGACTCTTCGAATTTTGAACGCAATATGTATTTGTTAACTCAGTTGATTGAAATGGGGCAAAAATTGGTTGTGGCTCTTAATATGAGTGATATCGCCGAAAAGGACGGTATATTAATAGATGAGAAAAAATTGAGTATGATCCTGAATTGCCCCGTTGTGAAGACTGTTGCGGTGAAAAAGATAGGGATAGAAGAATTGAAAGCAATTCTGGTTGATGAATTACGAAATTCTTCATATCGCAGAAAATCAGAACCGCTGGTAACGTATCCGAATGCCATCGAAACATCTTTAACGAAAATAATGGAAAAGATCAAAACTTATCAAACAAAAGAAATCAACCTCAGGTGGCTTTCAATCAATCTTTTTCTTGGTGATATGAGCTTGCTGAAGATTTTGAATTTAAAAGATGAAGGAATCAGAAAAGAAATAGAAAAGATAGTTCTTCAGGAGACCATAGATCTGCAGAAGAGTTTAGGGGAAGATATAGATATACTGATAGCAAATAGCAAATACAGCAAAATAAGAGAAATATACAATTCGGTTGCTCTAAGAAAAAGCGACACAAAAGCATCTGTGTCTTTAACGGCAAAATTAGACAGACTGATTATCAATAAATATCTTGGCATTCCAATATTCCTGGTAATAATGTATATTATTTTCACGCTTGTTTTTTCCGTGGGCGGTTTTCTGGCAGATTTTATAGATTCTGGTATGACGAATTTTGGAGAGTTTTTAACGAGAAATTTGGAATCGATAAATACTTCCCCAACAGTCATATCGTTTTTAGTTGATGGAGTTATAGGTGGAGTTGGATCTGTGCTTGTTTTCTTGCCAAACATTGTTATTCTCTATCTCCTGATAGGGCTTCTGGAAGACATTGGTTACATGGCAAGAGCAGCTTTCGTTATGGATAGAATTATGCAATTTCTTGGTTTGCCCGGAAAATCCTTTATACCTCTCCTGCTTGGCTTTGGTTGTAATGTGCCGGCAATAATGGCAACGCGGACGCTTGATTCTGAAAAAGACAGGATTTTGACCATATTAATAACCCCTCTAATGTCATGTTCGGCCCGTTTACCTATATATGTCCTGTTTGCTTCAGTTTTTTTCCAGAAACATCAGGCACTCGTTGTATTTTCCATGTATGTTATAGGAATTGTAGTTGCCATTGCCGTGGGGAAATTTTTCAGCGCTACTTTTTTCAACTCAACGGTTTCACCACTTATAATGGAGTTACCTATTTACAGGTTACCGAGACTTGGCTATGTATTACTTCGAGTCTGGCAACGAAGTAGTATGTTTCTGAAAAAGGCTGGAACAATAATATTTAGTGTAGTTGTGTTAGTGTGGCTACTCAGTTCTTTGCCATTCGGTGTGGAATATGCTTCTGAGAAAAGCGTAATTGGATATATAGGAAAGCTTGTCGAACCTATTCTAAAACTACCTGGTTTTGGTTTCTGGCAAGCAGGTGTTGCGCTTGTTTTCGGTTTTCTTGCAAAAGAAGTTGTGGTGGGAACACTTGGTACCTTGTTTGGTGGAGAAGATGCTCTCAGGACAGTGCTGGCCGGGTATTTTACACCCCTTTCAGCGTATTCATTCATGCTTTTTAGCTTAATTTATGTTCCATGCGCTGCAACAGTAGCTATCATAAGGCAAGAGGCAGGTAAAAAGTGGGCGTGGTTTACTGTCTTTTACACAACATTTCTTGCCTGGTTAATTTCAACCTTGGTCTACCAGATAGGAAAGTTTTTCGCTTAA